One Manihot esculenta cultivar AM560-2 chromosome 18, M.esculenta_v8, whole genome shotgun sequence genomic window carries:
- the LOC110606352 gene encoding putative receptor protein kinase ZmPK1, whose product MNNSNMHTYFFFLVFALIISPLFSAAYSVLRGGSYLSVENQGDVLISPRGGFSAGFYPVGDNAYCFAIWFSIPSCSNNCTAVWMANRDFPVNGKRSELLLLKTGNLVLTDAGKTTVWSTDALPNPVELRLRDTGNLVLQNMEGDVLWQSFGSPTDTLLPLQPLTKHTQLVSSRSHTNFSSGFYRLIFDDKNLLRLLYEGPDEVSSVYWPYPWLKDWEGGRFPYNSSRIASLDSLGKFTSSDNFAFISSDYGVSLQRRLTLDFDGNARLYSREEGSATWVVTWQAKSQVCEIHGICGPNSTCSYNPLSGSKCSCLPGYKMKEIGDWSYGCEPEFDLSCSNHAEIDFIQLRHVEFYGNDGNFYPNVSLEMCKKLCLESCDCEGFQYRYIGDTIVPYCYPKMLLLNGQYTPSFGGDFYLKVPKTSLLSGNQVASGSGLNICSSEHSKTWALNRVYARSPENGTLKFMLLFTYGLGGVEIVAILLVWCFLNKSQKDSNEATQNYHPAATGFKRFTYSELKKAAQNFSLEIGRGAGGIVYKGTLSDNRIAAIKRLNVANQGEAEFLAEISTIGKLNHMNLIEIWGYCAEGKHRLLVYQYMEHGSLSKNLSADTLDWQKRFEIALGTARGLAYLHEECLEWVLHCDVKPQNILLDSNYQPKVSDFGLSKLLSRGDLNHSSFSKIRGTRGYMAPEWLFNMPITSKVDVYSYGVVVLEMVTGKSAAAAGSDGIETNGAIDEHKSLVKLARDEMIIANNGVTSWIKEIIDPKLKGNYDQAKMEALVSVALQCVEEDKDARPTMSTVVEKLLLV is encoded by the coding sequence ATGAACAACTCCAATATGCATACCTATTTTTTCTTCCTTGTGTTTGCTTTGATTATATCACCTCTTTTTTCTGCAGCTTATTCTGTTCTAAGAGGAGGTTCGTATCTCTCTGTGGAGAATCAGGGGGACGTTCTGATTTCACCAAGGGGAGGTTTCTCTGCCGGCTTTTACCCCGTTGGCGATAATGCTTATTGCTTTGCTATATGGTTCAGCATACCATCTTGCAGTAACAACTGCACTGCTGTTTGGATGGCAAACCGTGATTTCCCGGTTAATGGAAAACGCTCAGAGCTCTTGCTGCTGAAAACCGGAAATCTTGTCTTAACAGATGCCGGTAAGACCACTGTTTGGTCAACAGATGCTCTTCCAAACCCAGTAGAATTACGCCTTCGTGATACTGGTAATCTTGTTCTGCAGAATATGGAGGGTGATGTTCTATGGCAAAGCTTTGGTTCGCCAACTGATACCCTTCTTCCTTTGCAACCTCTCACAAAACATACGCAGCTTGTCTCATCAAGAAGCCACACTAATTTTTCTAGCGGTTTCTACAGGCTAATTTTCGATGATAAAAATCTTCTTCGTCTTCTCTATGAGGGTCCTGATGAGGTTTCAAGTGTTTACTGGCCATATCCATGGCTTAAAGACTGGGAAGGAGGGAGGTTCCCGTACAACAGTAGTAGAATTGCTTCACTTGATTCGTTGGGAAAATTTACCTCATCAGATAATTTTGCTTTCATATCATCGGATTATGGAGTGAGCCTCCAGCGAAGACTAACACTAGATTTTGATGGTAATGCTCGACTGTATAGCCGAGAAGAGGGGAGCGCGACGTGGGTTGTTACATGGCAAGCGAAATCTCAAGTATGTGAGATACATGGAATTTGCGGTCCTAACAGTACATGCAGCTACAATCCACTTTCTGGTAGCAAATGCTCTTGCCTTCCGGGATATAAGATGAAGGAAATTGGTGATTGGTCTTATGGTTGTGAACCGGAATTCGACCTCTCGTGTAGCAACCATGCGGAGATCGATTTCATTCAACTCAGACATGTTGAGTTTTATGGCAATGATGGCAATTTCTATCCAAATGTCAGCTTAGAGATGTGCAAGAAATTATGTTTAGAATCGTGTGATTGTGAAGGATTCCAGTACAGGTATATTGGGGACACTATAGTCCCTTACTGTTACCCTAAGATGTTATTGTTAAATGGGCAATATACACCAAGCTTCGGTGGAGACTTCTATCTCAAAGTTCCTAAAACAAGCCTATTATCGGGTAATCAGGTTGCATCAGGATCTGGATTAAATATATGCTCCTCCGAACATTCTAAGACTTGGGCCTTGAACAGAGTTTACGCAAGAAGCCCTGAAAATGGGACCTTGAAGTTCATGCTTTTGTTCACCTATGGGCTTGGGGGGGTTGAGATTGTAGCCATCCTTCTCGTCTGGTGTTTCTTGAACAAGTCGCAGAAGGATTCCAATGAAGCTACACAGAACTACCACCCTGCAGCAACTGGATTTAAAAGATTCACTTATTCTGAGCTTAAAAAGGCAGCCCAAAACTTCAGCCTGGAAATTGGAAGAGGAGCAGGAGGAATCGTATACAAAGGAACGCTTTCTGACAATCGAATTGCAGCAATCAAGCGCCTCAATGTAGCTAACCAAGGAGAAGCGGAATTTTTAGCAGAAATCAGCACCATTGGAAAGCTTAATCACATGAACTTGATAGAAATATGGGGCTATTGTGCAGAAGGAAAGCACAGGCTTTTGGTGTACCAGTACATGGAGCATGGTTCCTTGTCGAAAAACCTCTCTGCAGACACCCTTGATTGGCAAAAGCGGTTTGAGATCGCACTAGGCACTGCAAGAGGACTTGCCTATCTGCATGAAGAGTGCTTAGAGTGGGTCTTGCACTGCGACGTAAAACCTCAAAATATACTCCTGGACTCAAACTACCAGCCAAAGGTATCGGATTTTGGCTTATCCAAGCTACTAAGTAGAGGCGATTTGAATCACTCAAGCTTCTCAAAGATAAGAGGAACTAGAGGGTACATGGCTCCGGAGTGGCTTTTTAATATGCCCATCACATCCAAAGTAGATGTTTACAGCTACGGGGTAGTGGTGTTGGAGATGGTGACCGGGAAAAGTGCAGCAGCAGCAGGAAGTGATGGCATAGAAACAAATGGAGCAATAGATGAGCACAAAAGTTTGGTGAAACTGGCGAGGGACGAGATGATCATAGCTAATAATGGAGTAACATCATGGATTAAAGAGATCATAGACCCTAAGTTGAAAGGTAACTATGACCAAGCAAAGATGGAAGCTTTGGTTTCAGTAGCCCTGCAATGTGTGGAGGAAGACAAAGATGCCAGACCTACCATGAGCACCGTGGTTGAGAAGCTTCTACTTGTctga
- the LOC110605851 gene encoding MFP1 attachment factor 1: MTDSDNTSATTPPPPENKSASAESQQQQEEPKKLSSSGISLSIWPPTQRTRDAVIARLIETLSTPSVLSKRYGTIPHDEADAAARRIEDEAFSVANQATSAEDDGLEILQLYSKEISKRMLETVKGRPRSDSAVNTDVASVEAPSEEISSSIGTAA, from the coding sequence ATGACCGACTCCGACAACACCTCCGCCACCACTCCCCCACCGCCGGAAAACAAGTCAGCTTCTGCTGAATCTCAGCAACAGCAAGAAGAGCCCAAGAAGCTCAGCAGCAGCGGTATTTCGCTGAGTATTTGGCCTCCGACTCAGCGCACTCGAGATGCCGTCATCGCCCGTTTAATCGAGACCTTGTCTACTCCTTCTGTTCTTTCCAAGCGCTACGGTACGATACCCCACGATGAGGCAGATGCCGCTGCCCGCCGAATTGAGGACGAGGCCTTCTCCGTGGCTAACCAAGCTACTTCTGCCGAGGACGATGGCCTTGAGATCCTCCAGCTTTATTCCAAAGAGATCAGCAAGCGTATGCTAGAGACTGTCAAGGGTCGGCCCAGGTCGGATTCTGCTGTCAATACTGATGTGGCATCGGTGGAGGCGCCCAGTGAGGAAATTTCGAGTTCCATTGGGACTGCGGCCTGA